The following are encoded together in the Cyanobacterium aponinum PCC 10605 genome:
- a CDS encoding Na(+)/H(+) antiporter subunit B: MKILYIIASLAMFIKILVMPNTMAELSEMSIVEMVVEDTGVPNAVSGIIFRNRLYDTIFEVIVFTIAILGVGFLLSNEQPTTVVYQFTDQPSIVLARLGATITALVTTELAIRGHLSPGGGFAAGVAGGTAIGLIAITSSSQTMEKVYKRFSAATLEKVSVLLFIILAIATLTGIELPHGNLGYLISGGSIPLLNIIVALKVALGSWAAILLFVRYRGLF, encoded by the coding sequence ATGAAAATACTATACATAATTGCTAGTTTGGCAATGTTTATAAAAATCTTAGTTATGCCCAATACCATGGCGGAATTGTCGGAAATGTCCATTGTTGAAATGGTTGTTGAAGATACAGGTGTACCTAATGCTGTATCAGGAATTATATTTCGCAACCGTCTTTACGACACCATTTTTGAAGTGATTGTATTTACTATTGCTATTTTAGGAGTCGGGTTTTTGCTGTCTAATGAACAGCCCACTACTGTAGTTTATCAATTTACAGATCAACCATCTATCGTTTTAGCTAGATTAGGGGCGACTATAACCGCCCTTGTCACCACGGAATTAGCGATAAGAGGTCATTTAAGTCCGGGGGGCGGATTCGCCGCAGGAGTGGCAGGAGGCACAGCTATTGGCTTAATAGCGATTACATCTTCATCTCAAACGATGGAGAAAGTTTATAAACGATTTTCTGCCGCAACCTTAGAAAAAGTATCTGTTTTATTATTTATTATTCTTGCGATCGCAACTTTAACTGGTATAGAATTACCTCATGGTAACTTAGGTTATCTTATTAGTGGAGGCTCGATCCCTCTTTTAAATATTATTGTAGCTTTAAAAGTTGCTTTAGGTTCATGGGCGGCTATTCTCTTATTTGTACGTTATCGAGGGCTTTTTTGA
- a CDS encoding DUF4040 domain-containing protein translates to MDNLYIYLIMALLPISALMLMIQVNPYQALVIRGILGAIAVLSYIILGAADVALTEGLMGTMLGVALYIIAVRSSFVMRLGVIQEDKKNTEKDPNFDNIKNQIKQVINNFYLRLELVYYSEQELLKNSFNDKKIHGYILTSNQLDKKYLLNIRTKRLFDILQQGIKSEQLLIGYQMDIKENQDQYLEYVKNNAN, encoded by the coding sequence ATGGATAATTTATATATTTATTTGATTATGGCTTTACTGCCCATTTCTGCATTAATGTTAATGATTCAAGTTAATCCTTATCAAGCCTTAGTAATTAGAGGAATTTTAGGTGCGATCGCAGTTTTGAGCTATATCATTTTAGGGGCGGCAGATGTAGCTTTAACAGAAGGTTTAATGGGAACAATGTTAGGGGTTGCTTTATATATTATTGCTGTTAGATCATCTTTTGTGATGCGTTTAGGAGTAATTCAGGAGGATAAAAAAAATACAGAAAAAGACCCTAATTTTGACAATATAAAAAATCAAATTAAACAAGTTATTAATAATTTTTATTTACGATTAGAATTAGTTTATTATTCTGAGCAGGAACTATTAAAAAATTCTTTTAATGATAAGAAAATTCATGGTTATATTTTAACAAGTAATCAATTAGATAAAAAATATTTGCTAAATATACGCACAAAAAGACTATTTGATATTCTTCAACAGGGAATAAAATCAGAGCAATTACTAATTGGCTATCAAATGGATATAAAAGAAAACCAAGATCAATATTTAGAATACGTAAAAAATAACGCTAATTAA
- a CDS encoding monovalent cation/H(+) antiporter subunit G → MDFLTYFFMVIGLVFWLWGTIQILDKRSVLYKLHSLSVADTLGSILIVFALALKIPSELPLLILAIISLTLWNTMLGYVLAYCSRNQEGKKLNG, encoded by the coding sequence ATGGACTTTCTTACGTATTTTTTTATGGTAATTGGTTTAGTTTTTTGGTTATGGGGAACAATTCAAATATTAGATAAACGTTCCGTTTTGTATAAATTACATAGTTTATCTGTAGCTGACACTTTAGGTTCAATTTTAATTGTTTTTGCCTTAGCTTTGAAAATTCCTAGCGAATTACCATTATTAATTTTAGCAATAATTTCTTTAACTTTATGGAACACAATGCTCGGTTATGTCTTAGCTTATTGTAGTCGAAATCAAGAGGGGAAAAAGTTAAATGGATAA
- a CDS encoding Na+/H+ antiporter subunit E — MILHLIFRLGIWFLLTSDLSPANIMIGVAIAFILPKPRIGLADIKEWLKILAKMLIVFPQAYWEALEIMLFPHRYEGLNMEKVPAGRSPLLIFLDIFFITFTPKTVVVKYHKEGWYEVHRIDRKQLLTD; from the coding sequence ATGATACTGCATCTTATATTTCGGCTAGGAATATGGTTTTTACTGACTTCTGATTTGAGTCCGGCAAATATTATGATTGGAGTTGCGATCGCATTTATCTTACCAAAGCCGAGAATTGGTTTAGCAGATATAAAAGAATGGTTAAAGATATTAGCGAAAATGTTGATCGTTTTTCCTCAAGCCTACTGGGAAGCTCTGGAAATTATGCTTTTTCCCCATCGTTATGAGGGATTAAATATGGAAAAAGTACCTGCGGGGCGATCGCCTTTACTAATTTTTTTGGACATATTTTTTATTACTTTTACGCCCAAAACTGTTGTTGTCAAATATCACAAAGAAGGATGGTACGAAGTTCACAGAATTGACAGAAAACAATTATTGACCGATTAA
- a CDS encoding Crp/Fnr family transcriptional regulator gives METQEFSDTFSLFHNLNTETLEWVLSMTENESYSANEVIISEDNWGKAIYLIVSGWVKLENIYHHQESITVEVTGKGGLVGEAGILDSVNTNSRITCISDVELLSISAQRFLQILYRDTQIQNRLLKMMVKRVAEYQKYCQFHRQTPKVRLTTILISLADRYGKATEKGIKLFNFGRKDLADLAQLSLEELDYIVEKLETKGLLVVESETNSLFLPNIKQLHHIIGKLGNE, from the coding sequence ATGGAGACGCAGGAATTTAGCGACACTTTCTCCTTATTTCACAATCTCAACACAGAAACTCTCGAATGGGTTTTATCCATGACAGAAAATGAAAGTTACAGTGCTAACGAAGTAATTATTTCCGAGGATAATTGGGGTAAAGCAATTTATCTTATTGTCTCAGGATGGGTAAAACTAGAAAATATTTATCATCATCAAGAAAGTATCACCGTAGAAGTTACAGGCAAAGGCGGTTTAGTAGGAGAAGCGGGTATTTTAGATAGTGTCAATACCAATAGTCGTATCACTTGCATTTCCGATGTGGAATTATTAAGTATTTCTGCCCAAAGATTTTTACAAATTCTCTATCGGGATACTCAAATTCAAAATCGTTTACTGAAAATGATGGTTAAACGAGTGGCAGAATATCAAAAATATTGTCAATTTCATCGTCAAACCCCAAAAGTTAGATTGACAACAATATTAATTTCTTTAGCTGATAGATATGGTAAAGCTACAGAAAAAGGCATCAAATTATTTAATTTTGGTCGCAAAGATTTAGCCGATTTAGCTCAACTTAGTTTAGAAGAATTAGATTACATTGTTGAAAAACTAGAAACCAAAGGCTTATTAGTAGTTGAATCTGAAACTAATAGTTTATTTTTACCTAACATTAAGCAACTTCACCACATCATCGGAAAGCTAGGAAATGAGTAA
- a CDS encoding DUF1796 family putative cysteine peptidase produces the protein MYRFQVSAHTNMGESIALLGSTAELGSWSISNCIPLQTKSDRYPLWWADVDIPYTDSKIEYKYLKFSAEGEVIWESLGNDNRWIPLEKEAKEATLIVEDGWFGHLQPYPYGYWEKPLIQNPPLKDKNGLRILVIGSSVAMGCSAWLLKGWAELLKETLADKYGHQLINVSELGASVSTTIKRFESVVIPQKPDIVIIALSLGNEGFAYCQPHERKALQQRFESGLQRLIQMTKEIGAIPMLGSVYPHGEYSAEHNWFLYDTHSRMLSWDVPVLDWLTELNDGNGRFAEGLSFDVAHPNSEGHRVMFSAINVPIFDLNKEEAGKKKLSLKPIDVCLFDDQKGFKIAWREKNNSLLFTNNSKVDFQINPYRLELQDCLQNNQLLEKGIYLANTRRVANFSLWLGEKKTIDTIVNIPPSHALEYLPLSAFFSPDKSEVLFYDGSLGILKIDENNLYLINESEHEYNVQPMWKEVSEALRDMKQGVYDDLLHPDIPFRRMMLGETGLESRIKVPPKSALPFQYKCPLSELKRIAILPLGDRCAVRMLLHKIQYDGPAYPFDLTRTTNLSDVADIIDTGFEDMWNPEYLHYNDEHGRIYHSKWTGLSFAHEVENTDDPINDMTPVFKRMKKRYQGRSHRFWATIDKCDEVLFIRTGRADREQVIDIMGKLKEKCQGKTFRLLIMSEQDSQEFSDLEGVLHENIYYNPDWMYDNHDYWWECSQKMRSLLDSLGVTSKNLFWCTI, from the coding sequence ATGTATCGTTTTCAGGTAAGTGCCCATACTAATATGGGAGAATCAATTGCCCTTCTTGGTTCAACGGCTGAATTAGGATCTTGGAGCATTTCTAATTGTATCCCATTACAAACAAAGAGCGATCGCTATCCTTTATGGTGGGCAGATGTTGACATTCCCTATACTGACTCAAAAATAGAATATAAATATCTCAAATTCTCTGCCGAAGGAGAAGTGATTTGGGAATCTTTAGGTAATGATAATCGTTGGATACCCCTTGAAAAAGAAGCAAAAGAAGCCACTTTAATTGTGGAAGATGGTTGGTTTGGACACCTACAACCCTATCCCTATGGCTATTGGGAAAAGCCTTTGATTCAAAATCCTCCCCTCAAGGATAAAAATGGTTTAAGAATTTTAGTTATCGGTAGTTCTGTTGCTATGGGCTGTAGTGCTTGGCTCTTGAAAGGATGGGCAGAATTATTAAAAGAGACTTTAGCAGATAAATATGGTCATCAATTAATTAATGTCTCCGAATTGGGAGCGAGTGTTTCTACTACCATTAAAAGATTTGAGTCGGTAGTTATTCCCCAAAAACCTGATATTGTGATTATTGCCCTTTCTCTCGGCAATGAAGGTTTTGCCTATTGTCAACCCCACGAAAGAAAAGCATTGCAACAAAGGTTTGAAAGTGGATTGCAGAGGTTAATCCAGATGACAAAGGAAATAGGTGCAATTCCTATGTTAGGCTCAGTTTATCCTCACGGTGAATATAGTGCTGAACATAATTGGTTTTTATACGATACCCATAGCCGTATGTTAAGTTGGGATGTACCTGTATTGGATTGGTTAACGGAATTGAATGATGGTAACGGGCGTTTTGCAGAAGGTTTATCTTTTGATGTAGCTCACCCCAATAGTGAGGGGCATCGGGTAATGTTTTCGGCGATTAATGTACCTATTTTTGATCTTAATAAAGAGGAAGCAGGAAAAAAAAAACTATCTCTTAAGCCGATAGATGTTTGCTTATTTGATGACCAAAAGGGTTTTAAAATAGCTTGGAGAGAAAAAAATAATAGCCTCTTATTCACAAACAATAGTAAAGTTGATTTTCAAATTAATCCTTATCGCTTAGAATTACAAGATTGCTTACAGAATAATCAATTATTAGAAAAGGGAATATATTTGGCTAATACCAGAAGGGTAGCGAATTTTTCCCTCTGGTTGGGGGAGAAGAAAACGATTGATACGATTGTCAATATCCCCCCTTCCCATGCTTTAGAATATTTACCCCTGTCGGCTTTCTTTTCTCCTGATAAGAGCGAGGTGTTATTCTATGATGGTTCATTAGGAATTTTAAAAATAGATGAAAATAATCTCTATTTAATTAATGAATCAGAACATGAATATAATGTTCAACCAATGTGGAAAGAGGTTTCTGAGGCTTTACGGGACATGAAACAAGGGGTTTATGATGATTTGCTTCATCCTGATATTCCTTTTCGCCGTATGATGTTGGGAGAAACGGGGTTAGAAAGTCGTATTAAAGTACCTCCGAAGTCAGCTTTACCTTTTCAGTATAAATGCCCCCTATCAGAATTAAAACGCATTGCTATTTTACCATTGGGCGATCGCTGTGCCGTCAGAATGTTGTTACATAAAATTCAGTATGATGGACCTGCTTATCCTTTCGATTTAACTCGTACCACTAATTTAAGTGATGTGGCGGACATTATTGACACAGGTTTTGAAGATATGTGGAATCCTGAATATCTCCACTATAATGACGAGCATGGTCGAATATATCACAGTAAATGGACAGGATTATCTTTTGCCCATGAAGTAGAAAATACAGATGACCCCATTAATGATATGACTCCCGTATTCAAGAGAATGAAAAAACGTTATCAGGGGCGATCGCACCGTTTTTGGGCTACTATTGATAAGTGTGATGAAGTGCTTTTTATTCGTACTGGTAGAGCAGATAGAGAACAAGTCATCGATATAATGGGCAAATTAAAGGAAAAATGTCAGGGAAAAACCTTTCGTTTATTAATAATGTCGGAACAAGATTCTCAGGAGTTTTCCGATTTAGAAGGAGTTTTACACGAAAATATCTATTACAATCCCGATTGGATGTATGATAATCATGATTATTGGTGGGAATGTTCACAAAAGATGCGATCGCTTCTTGACTCTTTAGGTGTCACCAGTAAAAACCTCTTTTGGTGTACCATTTAG